A portion of the Meriones unguiculatus strain TT.TT164.6M chromosome 11, Bangor_MerUng_6.1, whole genome shotgun sequence genome contains these proteins:
- the Mettl18 gene encoding histidine protein methyltransferase 1 homolog, with the protein MAFQFNFSIEEDLENKVAPLDDGTLTLDSSSVSKSQNRKSSAELPGVPSDCLWDCSSVGNAASSEDTDSPLRTTDRSGDPEACEKQPSLRAAKEHAMPHDFNQVLENKVMERLPGPQHVNSKVVKTISLKEKFPGENIVSESFSSHSDLIPGVYEGGLKIWECTFDLLAYFTKANVKFAGQKVLDLGCGSGLLGITASKGGAGEVHFQDYNSLVIDEVTLPNVVANFPLQDDSDGVTEPHEKRQRKSKVAQEICKCRLFSGEWSEFCKLVLSEKLFVKYDLILTSETIYNPDYYSTLHETFLRLLSRNGRVLLASKAHYFGVGGGVHLFQKFVEERGVFETRTLEIIDEGLKRFLIEMTFKHPS; encoded by the coding sequence ATGGCCTTTCAATTCAATTTCAGTATAGAAGAAGATCTGGAAAATAAAGTAGCACCCCTTGATGATGGAACTTTGACCCTGGATTCGTCATCAGTCTCAAAAAGTCAAAACAGAAAGTCTTCTGCAGAACTGCCGGGTGTGCCTTCGGATTGCTTGTGGGACTGCTCCTCAGTGGGAAATGCAGCTTCCTCTGAAGACACTGACAGCCCACTCAGGACAACTGACAGGTCAGGTGACCCAGAAGCCTGTGAAAAACAGCCCTCCTTGAGAGCTGCTAAAGAACATGCTATGCCTCACGATTTTAATCAGGTCTTAGAAAATAAAGTTATGGAAAGGTTGCCTGGTCCCCAGCATGTTAACTCAAAAGTAGTGAAAACCATCTCGTTGAAAGAGAAATTCCCCGGAGAAAACATAGTTTCAGAAAGCTTTTCTTCGCATTCTGATCTGATTCCAGGTGTTTATGAAGGAGGATTAAAAATCTGGGAATGTACCTTTGATCTCCTGGCTTATTTCACAAAGGCCAACGTGAAATTTGCTGGACAAAAAGTGTTGGATCTTGGCTGTGGATCCGGATTGCTTGGAATAACTGCATCAaaaggaggagctggagaagtTCATTTTCAAGATTATAACAGTTTGGTGATTGATGAAGTTACCTTACCCAATGTAGTTGCTAACTTCCCTCTACAGGATGACAGTGACGGTGTAACTGAGCCACATGAGAAAAGACAAAGGAAGTCAAAAGTAGCCCAAGAAATATGTAAATGCCGCTTGTTCTCTGGGGAATGGTCTGAGTTTTGTAAGCTTGTATTAAGTGAAAAACTGTTTGTGAAATATGACCTCATTCTCACTTCAGAAACCATTTATAATCCAGATTATTACAGCACTTTGCATGAAACGTTTCTCAGACTGTTGAGTAGGAATGGCCGGGTGCTTCTAGCAAGCAAGGCACATTATTTTGGTGTTGGTGGTGGCGTTCATCTTTTTCAGAAGTTTGTAGAAGAAAGGGGTGTATTTGAGACTAGAACACTTGAAATAATTGATGAGGGTCTCAAGAGATTTCTAATTGAAATGACCTTTAAGCACCCCAGTTAA